A region of Paenibacillus sp. JNUCC-31 DNA encodes the following proteins:
- a CDS encoding metallophosphoesterase family protein translates to MKALIISDIHSNVKALESIRKAEPDCDVIYCAGDLVDYGPFPREVIEWVHKNDAICVRGNHDDTIIDLYRNGNSGHDVAEDEIKWAHYNARLLGEAEISFLESIPVYRIFEMDGYSYTMQHLYENYLTIDSLPKYDAFWAERNGRTIGAVEGRRIIFGHTHRRCIHYLSDNSLWLNPGSVSYRRRDDPSKEAHYFTITDGKIAMKSLVYDRTPLLEAAQKLLLKEEEMKVAYFFFG, encoded by the coding sequence ATGAAAGCTTTAATTATTTCGGATATTCACAGCAACGTCAAAGCGCTGGAATCGATCCGTAAGGCAGAACCCGATTGTGACGTAATTTATTGCGCGGGAGATCTTGTAGACTACGGGCCTTTCCCGCGGGAAGTTATCGAATGGGTGCATAAGAACGATGCAATTTGCGTTCGCGGCAACCATGACGACACTATTATCGACCTGTACCGAAACGGCAATAGCGGTCATGATGTGGCGGAGGATGAGATCAAGTGGGCACATTACAACGCAAGGCTGCTCGGCGAAGCGGAAATTTCCTTCCTCGAAAGCATACCTGTCTACCGCATATTCGAGATGGACGGCTATAGCTATACAATGCAGCATCTGTACGAAAACTATCTGACGATTGATAGCTTGCCCAAGTACGATGCTTTCTGGGCGGAACGCAACGGCAGGACAATTGGGGCCGTCGAAGGTCGCCGTATTATTTTCGGACATACACATCGCAGATGCATTCATTATTTGAGTGACAACAGTTTATGGCTAAATCCCGGAAGCGTGTCTTACCGTCGGCGCGACGATCCGTCGAAAGAAGCGCACTATTTCACGATTACCGATGGCAAAATAGCGATGAAAAGTCTTGTCTATGACCGCACGCCTTTGCTAGAAGCGGCACAAAAGTTGCTGTTGAAAGAAGAAGAAATGAAGGTTGCATACTTCTTTTTTGGGTAA
- a CDS encoding HIT family protein, translated as MAASFSHRPEGYECPFCHIWGIEQPNQGTKQRDIVYQNEKVTAFIASKWWPNNKGHVLVVPNQHFENIFELPADYAVEIHRAAQLTAFAMKSTYGCDGISTRQHNEPAGNQDVWHYHLHVYPRYVNDQLYLSKGSPSDPDERSFYADMLRSWIKENI; from the coding sequence ATGGCAGCATCATTTTCACATAGGCCCGAAGGATACGAATGTCCATTTTGTCATATTTGGGGTATTGAGCAACCTAATCAGGGAACAAAACAAAGGGATATCGTCTATCAGAATGAAAAGGTAACGGCATTTATAGCGAGCAAATGGTGGCCAAACAATAAAGGACATGTTCTTGTTGTTCCTAATCAACATTTCGAGAACATCTTTGAACTCCCTGCGGATTACGCTGTTGAAATTCACCGCGCGGCTCAGCTTACAGCATTTGCAATGAAAAGTACATATGGTTGTGATGGAATTTCTACGAGACAACATAATGAGCCAGCAGGCAATCAAGACGTGTGGCACTATCATCTCCATGTTTACCCTAGATATGTGAATGATCAACTTTATCTGTCAAAGGGTTCTCCGTCCGATCCTGATGAACGTTCTTTCTATGCTGATATGTTGCGTTCTTGGATAAAGGAAAACATTTAA
- a CDS encoding TetR/AcrR family transcriptional regulator: MVNQEDPRVKRTRQLIRDSFRDLLQKKGFDTMTIKDIAQKATINRATFYAHYEDKYALLEEITEHFFLGMIPEEVINADEFTDEICEQLILLTHQYIVDFYRNCRMDSKSIASLVDEKIKRMLQQIIEDIFLKGEKHLLPDAQHTKMISAMTGSAIYGAAHSWLNVGGNNQTGGLTDLVLPFVMNGLKGYRNYGEWIGKI; encoded by the coding sequence ATGGTAAATCAGGAAGACCCAAGGGTTAAGCGCACACGGCAGTTAATTAGGGACTCCTTTAGAGATTTGCTGCAGAAAAAAGGATTTGATACCATGACCATAAAAGATATCGCCCAAAAGGCTACGATTAACCGTGCCACCTTTTATGCTCATTATGAGGATAAATATGCGCTGCTAGAAGAAATCACAGAACATTTTTTTCTCGGGATGATTCCCGAAGAAGTGATAAATGCGGATGAGTTTACAGATGAAATATGTGAACAGCTGATCCTGCTTACGCATCAGTACATCGTAGATTTTTATCGAAATTGCAGAATGGATTCCAAATCGATTGCTTCGCTCGTGGATGAGAAGATCAAGAGGATGCTGCAGCAAATCATAGAAGACATATTCTTAAAAGGGGAGAAGCACCTGCTACCAGATGCCCAGCATACAAAGATGATTTCGGCGATGACAGGATCAGCGATATATGGCGCCGCACATTCTTGGCTAAATGTTGGGGGGAATAATCAAACCGGTGGTCTTACAGACCTTGTCCTTCCCTTTGTAATGAACGGTCTGAAGGGGTATCGCAATTACGGTGAGTGGATTGGGAAAATATGA
- a CDS encoding ketopantoate reductase family protein, translating to MNINPRRILIVGAGVIGSLYALRFVQSGMDVTMLARGKRLEVLQRNGLRYYDNGTIRQLPVKTISKLADNDIYDFIFVPVRYDQAEATLSEIRQNQSTTIVTLINTVGYEPWLEIVGDRLLPAFPGAGGDLKGDVLHAQFGSKTYFGEINGQESERVKELAGLLETADLKYEILVDMHAFHVSHAALAAVNKHFYTDDGMVDPETARSERILSKLAADIKQNIRLVEQAGIKVIPAETKSLGDLPEKEIISQYRQMLSDDFVIDVKLGNKAISRKAEILLLDEHLHKKLSNVAYYFHSHHSSPRKK from the coding sequence TTGAACATAAACCCACGCAGAATTTTGATAGTTGGGGCCGGTGTGATCGGCAGTTTATATGCGCTCAGATTTGTACAGTCGGGGATGGACGTAACCATGCTTGCCCGGGGAAAACGGCTGGAAGTGCTTCAAAGAAATGGGCTTAGGTATTATGACAATGGTACGATAAGACAGCTCCCCGTCAAGACGATCAGCAAGCTTGCTGACAATGACATCTATGATTTCATCTTTGTTCCTGTACGTTATGATCAGGCAGAGGCTACCCTGTCTGAGATCAGGCAAAATCAGAGTACAACCATAGTGACCTTGATCAATACTGTCGGGTATGAGCCCTGGCTTGAAATCGTGGGTGACCGCTTGCTTCCGGCATTCCCTGGGGCAGGGGGTGATCTCAAAGGAGATGTGCTGCATGCGCAGTTTGGTTCCAAAACGTATTTTGGTGAAATAAACGGACAGGAGTCTGAAAGAGTCAAAGAACTTGCCGGATTGCTTGAAACTGCAGATTTGAAGTATGAAATACTAGTAGACATGCATGCCTTCCATGTTTCACATGCTGCGCTCGCTGCAGTCAATAAACATTTCTATACGGATGACGGGATGGTGGATCCGGAGACAGCAAGAAGTGAAAGAATTCTTAGCAAGCTCGCTGCAGACATTAAGCAGAATATCCGTCTGGTAGAGCAAGCTGGAATTAAGGTCATTCCGGCCGAAACGAAATCATTGGGAGACTTGCCAGAGAAGGAGATTATTTCACAGTACCGCCAGATGCTGAGCGATGACTTTGTAATTGATGTCAAGCTTGGAAATAAGGCGATTAGCAGAAAAGCAGAAATCCTGTTATTGGATGAGCACCTTCATAAAAAGCTGTCCAACGTTGCGTATTATTTCCATTCTCATCATTCCTCTCCAAGAAAAAAGTAA
- a CDS encoding HAMP domain-containing sensor histidine kinase — protein sequence MSRNKLFYALFKSYVFFAASFGVVALTFLVLVMDMNSRTIEINVLQLLLFLVLLGTCSLLYALWTAKRFTGPLEQIASAIQRMEEGEYSERLNITASYEFSVIQQRFNDMAESLEQSEAENRRLQDGKRRMLADLSHDLKTPITTILGYAKALEVGIFEHEKKKERCLQLIFNKATHVTELIDQIFNLSKLDRPDYSLVTERVDIAELLREIAADYYEPFEEKHFQMEVDIPAEEIMTECDTSLMRRAIINLLSNALQHNPPGTQVTIQLKKSEQRLSLVIADNGVGIPDELKKIVFDPFVRGDVTRREDGGSGLGLAIAKQIAELHGGDLHLYNAQNGTKFELVLGSSSAPNKE from the coding sequence GTGAGCAGAAACAAGTTATTTTATGCTTTGTTCAAGTCCTATGTATTTTTTGCTGCTTCGTTTGGTGTAGTCGCGCTGACCTTCCTCGTTCTGGTAATGGATATGAATAGCCGGACCATTGAAATAAACGTACTGCAGTTACTTCTGTTCCTGGTGCTCCTTGGCACATGCAGTCTTTTGTATGCCCTATGGACAGCCAAACGGTTTACCGGACCGTTGGAGCAGATTGCATCTGCCATACAGCGGATGGAGGAGGGTGAATATAGTGAGCGTCTAAACATTACTGCTAGCTATGAGTTTTCTGTCATTCAGCAACGCTTTAATGATATGGCAGAATCGCTTGAGCAATCGGAAGCGGAGAATCGAAGACTCCAGGATGGCAAGCGGCGAATGCTCGCCGATCTTTCTCATGATCTGAAGACGCCGATCACCACGATTCTGGGGTATGCCAAGGCACTGGAGGTAGGAATATTCGAACATGAGAAAAAAAAGGAGCGGTGCCTGCAGCTGATCTTTAACAAAGCGACACATGTAACAGAGCTGATCGATCAGATTTTCAATCTATCCAAGCTGGATCGGCCAGATTATTCTCTTGTAACGGAACGAGTGGATATTGCCGAATTGTTGAGGGAAATCGCTGCTGATTATTATGAGCCATTCGAAGAGAAACATTTCCAGATGGAGGTGGACATTCCTGCAGAGGAAATCATGACGGAGTGTGATACGAGTCTGATGCGCAGGGCAATAATTAATCTGTTGTCTAATGCTCTGCAGCATAACCCTCCAGGTACGCAAGTTACCATTCAGCTTAAGAAATCGGAGCAGCGGCTCTCTCTAGTAATTGCGGATAATGGTGTGGGTATCCCTGATGAATTAAAGAAAATCGTGTTTGATCCCTTTGTCCGAGGGGACGTCACTCGGCGAGAGGATGGGGGCTCTGGTCTAGGCTTGGCCATTGCCAAGCAAATTGCGGAGCTGCACGGCGGTGACCTCCATCTGTATAACGCCCAAAACGGGACTAAATTTGAGTTGGTTCTTGGAAGTTCCAGTGCTCCAAACAAAGAATAG
- a CDS encoding response regulator transcription factor translates to MLRTVLLVDDNREIIELLGEFLAKEGIRIVKAYDGAEAWACMRREKIDLAVLDIMMPELDGMQLLQLLRTEYKLPVIILSAKNQDEDKIRGLQLGADDFISKPFNPLEAVARIQAMLRRSYDFNETSKTELDQPKDTVFGELTLSHLDYILRKNGVEIPLTAIEYKLLATLMQSPGRVFTKKQLFEQVWSDYYYEDANTVMVHISRLRDKIEESPKQPFYIQTIRGLGYKFAKKGDIR, encoded by the coding sequence GTGTTAAGAACAGTGTTGCTAGTTGATGACAACCGCGAGATTATAGAACTGCTGGGGGAATTTCTTGCAAAGGAAGGCATACGGATCGTGAAAGCCTATGACGGCGCGGAGGCGTGGGCATGCATGCGGCGGGAAAAAATCGACCTTGCCGTGCTGGATATTATGATGCCGGAGCTGGATGGAATGCAGTTATTACAATTGTTGCGTACGGAGTATAAGCTGCCAGTCATTATATTGTCAGCCAAAAATCAGGACGAAGACAAAATTAGGGGATTGCAATTGGGCGCAGATGATTTTATATCCAAACCCTTCAATCCATTGGAGGCAGTAGCAAGGATTCAGGCGATGCTGCGCCGAAGCTATGATTTTAATGAGACATCCAAAACTGAGCTTGACCAGCCTAAAGATACGGTTTTTGGGGAGCTGACCCTGAGCCACCTTGATTACATACTGCGAAAGAACGGAGTCGAGATTCCCCTGACCGCGATTGAATACAAACTGCTCGCCACGTTAATGCAATCTCCCGGACGTGTTTTTACCAAAAAACAGCTGTTTGAGCAAGTGTGGTCGGATTATTATTACGAGGATGCCAATACGGTCATGGTTCATATATCCAGACTGAGAGATAAAATCGAGGAGTCTCCCAAGCAGCCCTTCTATATTCAAACGATCCGTGGACTTGGATACAAGTTCGCCAAGAAGGGGGATATCCGGTGA
- a CDS encoding serine hydrolase domain-containing protein has protein sequence MKLRCALFTLIFLILNAMGEFTSVVAADESLLSAQLEQTLDSIVNEAMTKDHIPGVAVVVTMGDKIIFKKGYGYADIDRKIPIDPERTIMPVGSLTKSLTATAIMQLEEQGKLSMEEDVNSYLSSFQIPLYQQHPVTLQHLLTHTAGLDEALYGIAAASPSKTVPLGEFLKRYIREQPPVRTPGKEYAYSNAGFGLAAYVLEKVSGRSLDDYLSRHVFEPLDMPSAALNATESVDMARSYTYLNGEYKQVPYSYVNIPGAGGISVVPSEWAHYMIAHLNEGRYQDNRILNPNSVEAMHSRHFSEHPDLEGLGYGFYRTRTKSGLLTLWHTGDIDGFSAKMELIPSRKSGILVISNATPEGISVHDKVTAAITGLLSDGDDHDVRHSDAPADNLQQYERMYTMNLGPQHGWGKWFRWLGAKDYQVKSSGDALVVKGVFPGGSGETESRVYIPVSEGLFQDQVREDTLSFHQENGFWKLTFTQGVTILEKPPWWFHPATFFATYVVVGLFWILVCIIGILQYLLRFIKRKKQPFPGPVAWIASLQTVYLIGQFLYGNSEVFARGYPTWYAWGFSSLPLLALAGAVILGVRTFRFRKSYTGKQQLRACFSAMTAILCLLYDLFLFYWNMLSIHYS, from the coding sequence TTGAAGCTTAGGTGCGCATTATTCACTCTGATCTTTCTTATCTTGAATGCAATGGGGGAATTCACCAGTGTGGTGGCTGCCGATGAATCGCTCCTGTCAGCCCAACTGGAACAAACCCTGGATTCTATTGTAAACGAGGCGATGACGAAGGATCATATCCCTGGTGTAGCCGTTGTTGTAACAATGGGGGACAAGATTATTTTCAAAAAAGGGTACGGCTATGCGGACATCGATCGAAAAATCCCAATAGATCCGGAACGAACCATCATGCCAGTCGGCTCACTGACTAAGAGCTTGACAGCAACGGCAATTATGCAGTTAGAAGAACAAGGGAAATTGTCGATGGAAGAGGATGTAAACTCCTACCTCTCTTCATTCCAGATCCCTTTGTATCAACAGCATCCCGTTACCTTGCAGCATCTGCTGACCCATACCGCCGGGCTGGATGAAGCTTTATACGGTATCGCCGCCGCTTCACCATCCAAGACTGTTCCTTTAGGAGAATTCCTGAAACGATACATCCGTGAGCAGCCACCTGTCCGCACGCCTGGCAAGGAATATGCATACAGTAATGCCGGATTCGGACTTGCAGCCTATGTCCTGGAAAAGGTAAGCGGCAGATCGCTGGATGATTATCTGTCCCGCCATGTGTTTGAGCCTCTGGATATGCCAAGCGCTGCCCTCAATGCGACGGAGTCAGTCGACATGGCCCGTTCTTACACGTATCTGAATGGGGAGTACAAGCAAGTTCCCTACTCCTATGTCAATATACCAGGCGCGGGAGGCATAAGCGTAGTCCCTTCGGAATGGGCGCATTATATGATTGCTCATCTGAACGAAGGCCGTTATCAGGATAATCGTATTCTCAACCCCAACTCGGTTGAAGCCATGCATTCACGACATTTCTCGGAGCATCCGGATCTGGAGGGTTTGGGCTACGGATTTTATCGCACCCGGACGAAGAGCGGCCTGCTGACACTGTGGCATACGGGCGATATTGATGGCTTCTCAGCAAAGATGGAATTGATTCCTTCCCGGAAGAGCGGGATCCTTGTGATCAGCAATGCAACTCCAGAGGGCATCTCCGTCCATGATAAGGTAACGGCAGCCATCACTGGTTTACTTTCGGATGGCGATGATCATGATGTACGACACAGCGATGCTCCTGCCGACAATTTACAGCAATATGAACGAATGTATACAATGAATCTTGGACCTCAACATGGATGGGGAAAATGGTTTCGATGGCTTGGAGCAAAGGATTATCAGGTCAAGAGTTCGGGAGATGCTCTGGTCGTTAAGGGGGTCTTTCCAGGAGGAAGTGGAGAAACCGAGAGCAGAGTCTATATCCCCGTAAGCGAAGGCTTGTTTCAGGATCAAGTCCGCGAGGACACCCTTTCGTTTCACCAAGAGAACGGATTCTGGAAGTTAACTTTTACACAAGGTGTAACCATCCTTGAAAAACCGCCATGGTGGTTCCATCCTGCCACCTTCTTTGCTACTTATGTTGTTGTAGGCCTGTTCTGGATTCTTGTGTGCATAATCGGCATCCTGCAATATTTGCTGCGTTTCATCAAGAGAAAGAAGCAGCCCTTTCCCGGACCAGTGGCCTGGATTGCATCCCTGCAAACCGTCTATTTGATCGGACAATTCCTGTATGGAAATTCGGAAGTTTTCGCTCGTGGTTATCCAACTTGGTATGCCTGGGGATTCTCCTCTCTCCCCTTACTTGCGCTCGCTGGAGCTGTTATCTTGGGTGTCCGGACATTCCGTTTTCGGAAATCCTATACCGGGAAGCAGCAGTTACGAGCATGCTTCTCTGCGATGACGGCTATTTTATGCCTGCTCTATGACTTGTTTTTGTTCTATTGGAACATGCTCTCGATTCATTACTCTTAA
- a CDS encoding alpha/beta hydrolase family protein, translating to MRLFELLLFLSNIGLFTLTVLLKKGRRRIPVFVASGIATLLLVIHWTVEGYRVQLFFPYCITIIFLAISGYSYFKKNGPKKIPRFMLGSAYTAIAIMLVVTAGLMYAFPVFKLPEPTGEFKVGTQTFHFVDTNREEMFDEARDGKRELMVQVWYPAQAGTGKYAPFIPDTQILRYMAADYGLPGFTFQHLKYVSSHAYSGAEVSSAQTSYPLILANPGNGSSRFLHTSQAENLASHGYIVAVIDHTYNTFATKFPDGRITTSTTNDLFSPEQDYRTGRKIRDKLGKVLTDDVTFALDQFELIQSGQIPSHLKGRMDLGHVGVFGHSIGGATAYDASYDPRIAVGIDLDGGLYRLRDREGLRKPFLFINSESYFEKLKMVVDNRVYTDAEINRMGSTREWEDQVTEDKKLELERMRETVEEGGQVLYIENTEHLNFADVQFISPMFNMLGITGKIAPERANSVINAYMLDFFDMYLKNQGGILMKGPDSRFPEAKFVTSLL from the coding sequence ATGAGGCTGTTTGAACTGTTGCTTTTTTTATCAAACATCGGCTTGTTTACATTAACAGTCCTATTAAAAAAAGGAAGGCGTAGAATTCCGGTATTCGTTGCAAGCGGGATCGCCACACTGTTACTGGTCATTCATTGGACGGTGGAAGGATACAGAGTTCAGCTATTTTTCCCATATTGCATAACGATCATTTTTTTAGCCATTTCAGGTTATAGCTATTTTAAAAAAAACGGTCCAAAAAAAATCCCGCGATTCATGTTGGGTTCAGCGTATACCGCTATAGCGATAATGCTGGTCGTAACAGCGGGTCTCATGTATGCTTTTCCTGTATTTAAACTACCTGAACCGACAGGAGAATTTAAGGTAGGAACACAAACTTTTCATTTCGTGGATACAAATAGGGAAGAGATGTTCGACGAAGCCAGAGATGGTAAGAGAGAATTGATGGTTCAGGTATGGTATCCGGCTCAAGCTGGCACCGGTAAGTACGCTCCCTTTATCCCCGATACTCAGATTTTACGTTATATGGCCGCGGACTATGGCCTTCCCGGGTTTACTTTTCAACACCTGAAGTACGTATCCAGTCATGCTTATTCTGGGGCCGAAGTCTCTTCGGCACAGACTTCATACCCGCTGATCCTTGCGAATCCCGGCAACGGATCTTCCAGGTTCCTCCACACGTCGCAAGCCGAAAATCTCGCGAGTCACGGATATATCGTGGCAGTGATCGACCACACCTACAATACATTTGCAACCAAATTTCCGGACGGTCGAATCACAACCAGCACAACCAACGACTTATTCTCGCCTGAGCAGGATTACCGGACGGGTAGAAAAATTCGCGACAAGTTGGGAAAAGTTTTAACCGACGATGTAACTTTTGCGCTGGATCAATTCGAGCTCATCCAATCGGGGCAGATTCCAAGTCATCTAAAAGGCAGGATGGATCTCGGCCATGTCGGGGTGTTCGGTCATTCCATCGGCGGAGCGACGGCCTATGACGCTTCTTACGATCCGCGAATCGCGGTTGGAATAGACCTGGATGGAGGGCTTTATCGTCTGCGTGACAGAGAGGGTCTGCGAAAGCCGTTTTTGTTCATCAACTCGGAAAGCTATTTCGAAAAATTAAAAATGGTGGTGGATAACCGGGTCTACACGGATGCAGAGATTAACCGTATGGGCTCAACAAGAGAGTGGGAGGATCAAGTAACGGAAGATAAAAAGTTGGAGCTTGAACGGATGCGCGAAACGGTCGAAGAGGGGGGACAAGTTCTCTATATCGAAAATACCGAGCATTTGAATTTTGCCGATGTGCAGTTCATTTCTCCGATGTTCAACATGTTGGGCATTACAGGAAAGATCGCACCCGAAAGAGCGAACTCCGTTATCAATGCCTATATGCTGGATTTCTTCGATATGTATCTGAAAAATCAAGGCGGAATCTTAATGAAAGGACCGGATAGCCGTTTTCCGGAAGCAAAGTTCGTAACCTCGCTATTATAA
- a CDS encoding undecaprenyl-diphosphate phosphatase encodes MTDVIKAIILGIIEGLTEFLPVSSTGHLILAGNLLSFDGDAAITFKIVIQLGAVMAVLILYWKRYLQIGANLIRMDFSQSKGLNVIHMILAMLPALIVYLLFKDTIKSQLFGPTPVLIGLVAGGLLMIIAARSRRTETADTMDGINYKQALGIGLFQCLALWPGFSRSGSTISGGLLLGTSQKAAADFTFLISVPVMFGASLLDLYDSRYLLNTDDIILMLIGFTTSFLVAMIAVVTFIKLIKRLRLEWFALYRFVLAALFYLIVMH; translated from the coding sequence ATGACAGATGTAATTAAAGCAATAATACTTGGCATAATAGAGGGCTTAACTGAATTTTTACCGGTATCGTCTACTGGACATCTTATTTTAGCAGGCAATTTGCTTAGCTTTGATGGAGACGCTGCGATAACTTTTAAAATTGTTATACAGCTGGGTGCAGTGATGGCGGTTCTAATTCTTTATTGGAAAAGGTATTTGCAGATTGGGGCTAATCTGATTAGAATGGATTTTTCCCAGAGTAAAGGATTAAATGTAATTCATATGATCTTGGCTATGTTGCCAGCATTAATTGTATATCTTCTCTTCAAGGATACAATAAAAAGCCAATTATTCGGCCCAACCCCTGTCTTGATCGGTCTAGTTGCGGGTGGTTTATTGATGATTATCGCAGCACGGAGTAGAAGAACCGAAACCGCAGATACGATGGATGGGATTAATTATAAACAAGCTCTTGGGATTGGCCTGTTCCAATGTTTGGCCTTGTGGCCGGGATTTTCGAGATCAGGTTCGACGATTTCAGGTGGTCTTTTGCTTGGGACTAGCCAAAAAGCGGCCGCAGACTTTACGTTCCTCATTTCCGTGCCTGTTATGTTTGGTGCAAGCTTGTTGGATTTGTACGATAGTCGCTATTTACTGAATACTGACGATATCATTCTAATGTTGATTGGCTTTACGACGTCCTTTCTTGTGGCGATGATTGCAGTAGTGACGTTCATTAAATTAATTAAGCGACTCCGATTGGAATGGTTTGCACTATACCGTTTTGTCTTAGCAGCTCTGTTCTATTTAATCGTCATGCATTAA
- a CDS encoding MFS transporter, with product MNRHENSTNAPSLFRNRFLQTILLSSVLLQVGIWVRNFAILLYVADRTNNDPYAISLISVAEFAPIFVFSFIGGTFADRWRPKRTMIWCDLLSAVSVFVVLLTIHYGSWHSVYLVAFISAILSQFSQPSSMRLFKYHVPEEQLQQGMALFQSLMAIFMVLGPMFGTFVYSTFGLEISIAVMGVVFLLSALVLIRLPEDNMRAQTVAVKGQFRKEFIEGFRYVWQSQVLRMLGLAFILAGLAVGVAQALNLFIVTERLGRSEEFLQYLLMVNGAAMLIGGGIVAVFAKRVPPQILLAIGMIAGAVCTAIVGYSTSVPLTLTVQFLNGLVFPCIHIGISTMILKWSEASIVGRVNGVLNPMFVGMMVVSMSFAGALKDSFSLGTIYGGAGLLFLLGALVMVPIMNQKVPDNAHIAQET from the coding sequence TTGAATAGGCACGAAAACAGCACCAATGCACCAAGCCTGTTTCGCAATCGCTTCCTACAGACGATTTTATTATCAAGCGTACTCTTGCAGGTTGGTATCTGGGTACGTAATTTCGCTATTCTCCTGTACGTTGCGGATAGAACAAACAATGATCCATACGCCATTTCGTTAATCAGTGTAGCAGAATTCGCGCCAATTTTTGTTTTTTCGTTCATTGGAGGTACATTTGCCGACCGCTGGCGGCCGAAGCGAACGATGATCTGGTGCGATTTATTATCCGCGGTATCGGTATTCGTAGTACTTTTGACCATACATTACGGTTCTTGGCACTCCGTCTACCTTGTCGCATTCATCTCGGCTATTCTTTCGCAGTTCTCTCAACCTTCAAGCATGCGATTGTTTAAGTATCATGTGCCCGAAGAACAGCTACAGCAAGGGATGGCTTTATTCCAATCGCTGATGGCCATCTTCATGGTGCTTGGTCCCATGTTCGGAACCTTCGTTTACAGCACGTTTGGCCTTGAAATTTCGATCGCTGTCATGGGCGTGGTTTTTCTGCTCTCCGCACTCGTTCTTATTCGTCTGCCAGAGGATAATATGCGAGCTCAAACTGTCGCTGTAAAAGGGCAGTTCCGTAAAGAATTTATTGAAGGTTTCCGCTATGTTTGGCAAAGCCAAGTTCTGCGGATGCTCGGACTTGCGTTTATTCTCGCGGGACTCGCTGTTGGCGTAGCCCAAGCGCTCAACCTGTTTATCGTAACGGAGCGTCTGGGCAGGAGTGAGGAGTTCCTGCAATATCTGCTGATGGTAAATGGTGCAGCTATGCTGATTGGTGGCGGGATCGTAGCCGTCTTCGCCAAGCGGGTTCCGCCCCAGATTCTTCTCGCGATAGGTATGATCGCAGGCGCAGTCTGCACAGCCATTGTAGGGTATTCGACAAGCGTTCCGCTCACCCTGACCGTTCAATTTTTGAATGGACTTGTTTTCCCTTGCATTCATATTGGGATCAGCACCATGATTCTGAAATGGTCAGAGGCTTCGATTGTCGGCCGGGTGAATGGGGTTCTGAATCCGATGTTCGTTGGCATGATGGTCGTTTCCATGTCTTTCGCTGGCGCGTTAAAGGATTCCTTTTCACTGGGTACGATCTATGGCGGTGCAGGATTATTATTTCTTCTCGGCGCACTGGTCATGGTTCCGATCATGAACCAAAAAGTGCCAGATAACGCACATATTGCACAAGAGACATAA